A window of Methanocaldococcus vulcanius M7 genomic DNA:
CCATTAAAAGCATTTGCATCTATCACCGTTATTTCAAAATTTCCTGAATTCTTTTTAACATCATCAATAGTTAGATAAAACTTTATATTTAATGGATTTTTCGCTTTAGAGTTATCTACGAATTCGTCAAACTCGCTACCTGCTCTATGACACTCTCCGCCCTAAAGGGTGGAGTTTCTTTAGGAGAGCAGAGCTTTAAAGCTCACCCTCCTTGGGTTGCCAAGCCCACTATCCCTACCCCTTTCGGGGTTCGGGACTACCTTAAACAAAATATTCCTTGCACCATTAACGTCAGCATTAATTACAGCTCCACAATTTGAACAAATATAAAGCCCTCTATACTTCCTATTCGACTTCTTTATCACTCCACAAACACTACACTTCTGAGAAGTATAACTCTCATCGATTTGCTCTACTTTAATTCCCAATTCTTCTGCTTTATACTCTATCATTTTTACTAACTTTCCATAAGGAATCCTATGCAATTGCTGATTAACCCTATCCCCAATATCGATTTTAGTTATATTCTTGTTTAACTCTCCGATAATAATCCTCGAAACTCCCTTTCTCTTTGCTAAATCGATAATCCAACTGCTAATCTTATGAACATAGTCCTTAACATAATTCCTTTCTTTAACCGTTAATCTTGCCAATCGCTTACAGGTTTTTAAGCCCTGCTCTGCAATTATCGATTTAATTCTCGCTGTCTCCTTAGCAAACCATCTCAACTTAGAAACTAATATTTTCCCATCGAATATTAACGGCTGTTTTTCTCCCTCGATAACAACAGTTGCTAAATTCCTTACTCCTAAATCGATTGCCATTATTACTTTATCTTCCTTTGACATCTCTGGATTAACTTCTTTTTTATAAATCAAATGCAGAACATAAAACCTCTCTCCATAAATATCGTGTGGAACTATTTCAACCTCTTTAACCTGCATGGCATCGAGCGGTAGAGCTTTCGATAACTCTACCCATAGGAACTTGGACTCGATGCCATGCCTCTCTTTTAAATACTGTCTCGTCTGCTTTGATAAAGATAATCTCAACTTATTGGCGATGATTTTGAAACCGTCCTTCTTCCATTTAACTGGAAAGTGTCCATCTTTTGGTTGGAATCTTGGACGTTTAGTGTGTTGTTTGAAAAAATTATCCCATGCGACTTTTAGCTTTTGTAGAACTGCTTGTGCTGATTGCGAATGAAGATTTTTATACCAGAAGTTGTCCTTTAACTTCTTTTCTAATTCGGATAATTTGATATTATCTTGTATAATTTCGTAGTTAGCAACATTCCATAATTTCGATGCGGAGTAGGTTAAATGGTTGAGGATAATCCTTTGTTCGTCAGTTAATTTCCTCGTTAGGTTTATTGTTAGGACTCTCGTTACCTCCAACTTAGACACCTTTTTGACTGTCTATGTATTGTCTAATAACATCGAGAGTTACTGTTCCGACAGTTGATATAAATCTACCCCGAGTCCATAACGTTAGAAGCTTTCTTCTAAGCTCTGGGAATTCTTTTCTTAACCTATTTGAAGTGTATCCTTTTAATCTGTACAACGATTTTGTTAATTCCAATTGTGGGGTCTGCATCTAACAACAAATGAACGTGGTCTGGAGCTATAACCATGTCTAAAACTTCGGTATAAGTTCTTTGCATTTTTCGATGATTAATTCTTCCAGCCGTTCTTTTATTTTTCCTGTTAAAACTGGTCTTCGATATTTCGGGCAGAATACTACTGGGAGGTTTGATTCCAATAAAAATTTTGGATAGTTTTTTTAGGGTATCTCTTTTTATAATATTATTTTTTGCAATATTTTTGGGAATTCCGTATTTCTCAGCGTTTTTTATTGCTTCATATATCATTTTTTCCTGAATATCAAAAAGGAATATGTGTTCTTTAAAAAAATCTATTCTTTCTTCTTGTGGAATTAATTCTAAAATAGGCAGTATTAAATTCCCTTTGCCAGCAAATAAGTCCACCCAGATAAAATTATATAATTTATCTTTAATTTCGGGTAGTATAAATTCTTTAAATATTTCAGTTGATGTTAAATGCTCTCCATATACTCGTGTTTTATTTATCATGTTTTTTCACCATCCTATCAAAAATCATTAATTTTTTACGTCTTTTGAGTATCTTTATCAACGATTTTAAAATAGGATATTGTCAATTTATGTGTATATAATTATTTCTAAGTATGATTATAACTTAATATAAAAAATAAATCGAAAAGTATATATATTAGAAGTGTGGATATTTGTTCATAGATAAAACACAACCACGAAGTTCTGATCACAATTCAACTAATCTTGTCTAAGTGGCCCTTTATCTTTAAGATCTTGCAAGTTTATAAAATTTTATGTGCACGTTTGTGTATAAAAATGACACAGGTGGTAATATGGTAAGAAAGTTTTCTGTAAAGGGATTGAGAAGTCCGTCTTTACTTATAGATATGATATTAAGCGATGCAAAAGATGATATTTTGATAGTGGAGACAGATGGAGAAGAGCAGATAAAAGATATTGAAAATTTATTGAAAAAATACAATCTAAAATATGAAGTTGAAGGAAATGTGGTGAAAATACACGTTGGAGAGATAAAAGCAGACAAGAGTATAAATGTTGTTGGTGCCACATGTCCTGGGCCGATAATGATGGTTTCTGACATGCTTTCAAAAATGAAAAATGGAGAGATTTTAGAGATAATTTGTGGAAAAAATGCTCTAACTGATTTAACTGAAGGATTAAAAGGGATGGGTAATGAAATTATAAGTGTAGAAGAAAAGG
This region includes:
- a CDS encoding RNA-guided endonuclease InsQ/TnpB family protein; its protein translation is MEVTRVLTINLTRKLTDEQRIILNHLTYSASKLWNVANYEIIQDNIKLSELEKKLKDNFWYKNLHSQSAQAVLQKLKVAWDNFFKQHTKRPRFQPKDGHFPVKWKKDGFKIIANKLRLSLSKQTRQYLKERHGIESKFLWVELSKALPLDAMQVKEVEIVPHDIYGERFYVLHLIYKKEVNPEMSKEDKVIMAIDLGVRNLATVVIEGEKQPLIFDGKILVSKLRWFAKETARIKSIIAEQGLKTCKRLARLTVKERNYVKDYVHKISSWIIDLAKRKGVSRIIIGELNKNITKIDIGDRVNQQLHRIPYGKLVKMIEYKAEELGIKVEQIDESYTSQKCSVCGVIKKSNRKYRGLYICSNCGAVINADVNGARNILFKVVPNPERGRDSGLGNPRRVSFKALLS
- a CDS encoding IS200/IS605 family transposase, with amino-acid sequence MQTPQLELTKSLYRLKGYTSNRLRKEFPELRRKLLTLWTRGRFISTVGTVTLDVIRQYIDSQKGV
- a CDS encoding transposase, yielding MINKTRVYGEHLTSTEIFKEFILPEIKDKLYNFIWVDLFAGKGNLILPILELIPQEERIDFFKEHIFLFDIQEKMIYEAIKNAEKYGIPKNIAKNNIIKRDTLKKLSKIFIGIKPPSSILPEISKTSFNRKNKRTAGRINHRKMQRTYTEVLDMVIAPDHVHLLLDADPTIGINKIVVQIKRIHFK